One window from the genome of Anopheles coluzzii chromosome X, AcolN3, whole genome shotgun sequence encodes:
- the LOC120955600 gene encoding uncharacterized protein LOC120955600 — protein sequence MAACEINVARLHFLLEVFEIANNPENDGLKWSVDGRWLIANLPALALYLQSTIDNPEPLVWFLQHLTGAGFVLCPQHLVDEAEYNAPADDTIIFWHPRFHRNHSWFNYQWNSEHTPQQDNEE from the exons ATGGCTGCCTGTGAAATAAACGTCGCAAGGCTCCACTTTTTGCTGGAAGTGTTCGAAATAGCCAACAATCCCGAGAACGATGGTTTGAAGTGGAGTGTGGACGGAAGATGGCTAATCGCGAACCTGCCGGCACTGGCCCTGTATTTGCAGTCGACCATCGACAACCCCGAACCGCTCGTCTGGTTTCTGCAGCACCTGACCGGGGCCGGCTTCGTGCTGTGCCCGCAGCATTTGGTCGACGAGGCGGAGTACAACGCACCGGCGGACGATACGATCATTTTCTGGCATCCGCGCTTCCACCGCAATCATTCCTGGTTCAACTACCAATGGAACAGCGAGCACACCCCGCAGCAAG ACAACGAGGAGTAG
- the LOC120951110 gene encoding uncharacterized protein LOC120951110: MHDRRAAMCYGLVYILCTQVLSTNSRTSTLWKLNTEEGKIVSGTGGSNCKLQSSGAGESKMTAAGESSSTTTGSSNNNNNGDESLVDPYHPEEDEDSTFQIITITAANYRDNTWRRHARGKLIVNLPKATPDSEGAAANHKGTANHPTTSPESADVLDCGKPVNFTYYDDLIGVAQRYSHPVVPEPEVAFLFLKKKGPKSLKNFDIDALERRLRKAKAEKPRSVQLYNQIGNFWRIKGDARHSIECFRSALAMAPTNAEVLLNLARVLFNLQYLDDAIHLTRRSLEVQPRDRSAWRQYFTLGEIFKAYGHFQESVNHLRQALELYPQYEPIKKAIADVENISASSLHIFTVIIIIFLVMCVLYVILSSNESSQNNHELEQKAARHFNRAMAMRSLKGFTQRSFKNRK; the protein is encoded by the exons ATGCACGACCGAAGGGCGGCCATGTGCTACGGGCTGGTGTACATACTGTGCACCCAGGTGCTGTCCACCAACTCACGCACCTCCACCCTGTGGAAGCTAAACACGGAGGAGGGCAAGATTGTCAGCGGGACCGGCGGTAGCAACTGCAAACTGCAG AGTTCCGGTGCGGGCGAAAGTAAGATGACCGCAGCTGGCGAGAGCagttccaccaccaccggcagcagcaacaacaataacaatggGGACGAATCCTTGGTGGACCCGTACCATccggaggaggacgaggattCGACGTTTcaaatcatcaccatcaccgcGGCCAACTATCGAGACAACACGTGGAGGCGGCACGCGCGCGGAAAATTGATTGTGAACCTCCCGAAAGC GACGCCGGATAGTGAGGGGGCGGCGGCAAACCACAAGGGAACCGCGAACCACCCGACCACCAGCCCGGAATCGGCGGACGTGCTGGACTGTGGCAAACCGGTCAACTTTACCTACTACGACGATCTGATCGGCGTGGCCCAGCGGTACAGCCATCCGGTCGTGCCCGAGCCGGAGGTCGCCTTCCTCTTTCTCAAGAAGAAGGGCCCGAAGTCGCTGAAAAACTTCGACATCGATGCGCTCGAGCGGCGGCTCCGCAAGGCGAAGGCGGAGAAACCGCGGTCGGTGCAGCTGTACAACCAGATCGGCAACTTTTGGCGAATAAAGGGCGACGCCCGGCACTCGATCGAGTGCTTTCGCAGCGCGCTCGCGATGGCACCGACCAACGCGGAGGTGCTGCTCAACCTGGCCCGGGTGCTGTTCAACCTGCAGTACCTGGACGATGCGATACATCTTACCAGACG CTCGCTGGAGGTGCAGCCGAGGGATCGCAGCGCCTGGCGGCAGTACTTTACGCTCGGCGAAATTTTCAAAGCGTACGGCCACTTCCAGGAGTCGGTAAACCATCTGCGCCAGGCGCTGGAACTCTACCCGCAGTACGAACCGATCAAGAAGGCGATCGCCGACGTGGAGAACATTTCCGCCTCCTCGCTACACATCTttaccgtcatcatcatcattttcctg GTGATGTGCGTGCTGTATGTGATCCTTTCGTCGAACGAAAGCAGCCAGAACAACCACGAGCTGGAGCAGAAGGCGGCCCGCCACTTTAACCGTGCGATGGCGATGCGCTCGCTAAAGGGCTTCACGCAGCGTTCGTTTAAGAATAGAAAGTAA
- the LOC120955924 gene encoding NADPH--cytochrome P450 reductase isoform X1, producing MDAQTETEVPAGSVSDEPFLGPLDIVLLVSLLAGTAWYLLKGKKKESQASQFKSYSIQPTTVNTMTMVENSFIKKLQSSGRRLVVFYGSQTGTAEEFAGRLAKEGIRYQMKGMVADPEECNMEELLMLKDIDKSLAVFCLATYGEGDPTDNCMEFYDWIQNNDLDMTGLNYAVFGLGNKTYEHYNKVGIYVDKRLEELGANRVFELGLGDDDANIEDYFITWKEKFWPTVCDYFGIESTGEDVLMRQYRLLEQPDVSADRIYTGEVARLHSLQTQRPPFDAKNPFLAPIKVNRELHKAGGRSCMHVEFDIEGSKMRYEAGDHLAMYPVNDRDLVERLGRLCNAELDTVFTLINTETDSSKKHPFPCPTTYRTALTHYLEITALPRTHILKELAEYCGEEKDKEFLRFISSTAPDGKAKYQEWVQDSCRNIVHVLEDIPSCHPPIDHVCELLPRLQPRYYSISSSSKLHPTTVHVTAVLVKYETKTGRLNKGVATTFLAEKHPNDGEPAPRVPIFIRKSQFRLPPKPETPVIMVGPGTGLAPFRGFIQERDHCKQEGKEIGQTTLYFGCRKRSEDYIYEDELEDYSKRGIINLRVAFSRDQEKKVYVTHLLEQDSDLIWSVIGENKGHFYICGDAKNMATDVRNILLKVIRSKGGLSETEAQQYIKKMEAQKRYSADVWS from the exons atGGACGCCCAGACAGAAACGGAAGTGCCCGCGGGAAGCGTGAGCGACGAACCGTTCCTCGGCCCGCTTGACATCGTCCTGCTCGTCAGTCTGCTGGCCGGCACTGCCTGGTATCTGCTCAAGGgcaagaaaaaggaaagccaAGCTAGTCAGTTTAAATCCTACTCGATCCA GCCGACGACGGTGAacacgatgacgatggtggaGAACTCGTTCATCAAGAAGCTACAGTCCTCGGGCCGCCGGCTCGTAGTGTTTTACGGTTCCCAAACAGGCACGGCAGAGGAATTTGCCGGTCGCCTGGCGAAGGAAGGAATCCGCTACCAAATGAAGGGCATGGTCGCCGACCCAGAGGAGTGCAATATG GAAGAGCTGCTGATGCTGAAGGACATCGACAAATCGTTGGCCGTGTTTTGCTTAGCGACGTACGGCGAGGGCGACCCGACGGACAACTGCATGGAGTTCTACGACTGGATTCAAAACAACGATCTAGATATGACCGGTTTGAATTACGCG GTGTTTGGCCTTGGCAACAAAACGTACGAGCACTACAACAAGGTCGGCATCTACGTGGACAAGCGTCTCGAGGAGCTCGGTGCGAACAGAGTGTTTGAGCTCGGTCTGGGTGACGATGATGCCAA CATCGAGGACTACTTCATCACGTGGAAGGAAAAGTTTTGGCCCACGGTTTGCGACTACTTCGGCATCGAGAGCACGGGGGAGGATGTGCTGATGCGGCAGTACCGCCTGCTGGAGCAGCCGGACGTGAGCGCGGACCGCATCTACACCGGCGAGGTCGCCCGGCTCCATTCGCTCCAGACGCAGCGGCCACCGTTCGACGCGAAGAACCCGTTCCTCGCCCCGATCAAGGTGAACCGGGAGCTGCACAAGGCGGGCGGCCGGTCCTGCATGCACGTCGAGTTCGACATCGAGGGCTCGAAGATGCGGTACGAGGCGGGCGACCATCTCGCGATGTACCCGGTGAACGATCGCGATCTGGTCGAGCGGCTCGGCCGGCTGTGCAATGCCGAGCTCGATACGGTCTTCACGCTCATCAACACCGAAACGGACAGCAGCAAGAAGCATCCGTTCCCGTGCCCCACCACCTACCGGACCGCGCTCACCCACTATCTGGAGATAACGGCGCTGCCGCGCACCCACATCCTGAAGGAGCTGGCCGAGTACTGCGGCGAGGAGAAGGACAAGGAGTTCCTGCGCTTCATCTCGTCGACCGCGCCCGACGGCAAGGCGAAGTACCAGGAGTGGGTGCAGGACAGCTGCCGCAACATCGTGCACGTGCTCGAGGACATCCCGTCCTGCCATCCGCCGATCGATCACGTGTGCGAGCTGCTGCCCCGGCTGCAGCCCCGCTACTACTCGATCTCCTCCTCGTCCAAGCTGCACCCGACGACGGTGCACGTGACCGCGGTGCTGGTGAAGTACGAGACGAAGACGGGCCGGCTGAACAAGGGCGTCGCGACGACCTTCCTCGCGGAGAAGCACCCGAACGATGGGGAGCCGGCACCGCGCGTACCAATCTTCATCCGCAAGAGCCAGTTCCGGTTGCCGCCCAAGCCGGAAACGCCCGTGATCATGGTGGGGCCCGGCACCGGGCTGGCACCGTTCCGGGGCTTCATCCAGGAGCGGGACCACTGCAAGCAGGAGGGCAAGGAGATTGGCCAGACGACGCTGTACTTTGGCTGCCGCAAGCGCTCCGAGGACTACATCTACGAGGAT GAACTGGAAGACTACTCCAAGCGCGGCATCATCAACCTTCGCGTTGCGTTCTCGCGCGACCAGGAGAAGAAGGTGTACGTGACGCACCTGCTCGAGCAGGACTCGGACCTCATATGGAGCGTGATCGGCGAGAACAAGGGACACTTTTACATCTGCGG TGATGCGAAAAATATGGCCACCGATGTGCGAAACATTCTGCTGAAGGTCATCCGCTCGAAGGGTGGGCTCAGCGAAACCGAGGCCCAGCAGTACATCAAAAAGATGGAAGCCCAAAAACGATACTCGGCGGACGTGTGGAGCTAA
- the LOC120955924 gene encoding NADPH--cytochrome P450 reductase isoform X2, protein MSVLAGGARQSCSRLIALNSIHQQYLAPIVVQCLPRIQQLLLDHRGKFRRKYLQVFGLGNKTYEHYNKVGIYVDKRLEELGANRVFELGLGDDDANIEDYFITWKEKFWPTVCDYFGIESTGEDVLMRQYRLLEQPDVSADRIYTGEVARLHSLQTQRPPFDAKNPFLAPIKVNRELHKAGGRSCMHVEFDIEGSKMRYEAGDHLAMYPVNDRDLVERLGRLCNAELDTVFTLINTETDSSKKHPFPCPTTYRTALTHYLEITALPRTHILKELAEYCGEEKDKEFLRFISSTAPDGKAKYQEWVQDSCRNIVHVLEDIPSCHPPIDHVCELLPRLQPRYYSISSSSKLHPTTVHVTAVLVKYETKTGRLNKGVATTFLAEKHPNDGEPAPRVPIFIRKSQFRLPPKPETPVIMVGPGTGLAPFRGFIQERDHCKQEGKEIGQTTLYFGCRKRSEDYIYEDELEDYSKRGIINLRVAFSRDQEKKVYVTHLLEQDSDLIWSVIGENKGHFYICGDAKNMATDVRNILLKVIRSKGGLSETEAQQYIKKMEAQKRYSADVWS, encoded by the exons ATGAGTGTGCTGGCGGGCGGTGCGCGACAGAGCTGCTCGCGGCTAATCGCGCTCAACAGTATTCACCAGCAGTACCTTGCGCCGATCGTAGTGCAATGTTTGCCCCGCAtacagcagctgctgctggaccaCCGTGGCAAGTTTCGGAGGAAATACCTGCAG GTGTTTGGCCTTGGCAACAAAACGTACGAGCACTACAACAAGGTCGGCATCTACGTGGACAAGCGTCTCGAGGAGCTCGGTGCGAACAGAGTGTTTGAGCTCGGTCTGGGTGACGATGATGCCAA CATCGAGGACTACTTCATCACGTGGAAGGAAAAGTTTTGGCCCACGGTTTGCGACTACTTCGGCATCGAGAGCACGGGGGAGGATGTGCTGATGCGGCAGTACCGCCTGCTGGAGCAGCCGGACGTGAGCGCGGACCGCATCTACACCGGCGAGGTCGCCCGGCTCCATTCGCTCCAGACGCAGCGGCCACCGTTCGACGCGAAGAACCCGTTCCTCGCCCCGATCAAGGTGAACCGGGAGCTGCACAAGGCGGGCGGCCGGTCCTGCATGCACGTCGAGTTCGACATCGAGGGCTCGAAGATGCGGTACGAGGCGGGCGACCATCTCGCGATGTACCCGGTGAACGATCGCGATCTGGTCGAGCGGCTCGGCCGGCTGTGCAATGCCGAGCTCGATACGGTCTTCACGCTCATCAACACCGAAACGGACAGCAGCAAGAAGCATCCGTTCCCGTGCCCCACCACCTACCGGACCGCGCTCACCCACTATCTGGAGATAACGGCGCTGCCGCGCACCCACATCCTGAAGGAGCTGGCCGAGTACTGCGGCGAGGAGAAGGACAAGGAGTTCCTGCGCTTCATCTCGTCGACCGCGCCCGACGGCAAGGCGAAGTACCAGGAGTGGGTGCAGGACAGCTGCCGCAACATCGTGCACGTGCTCGAGGACATCCCGTCCTGCCATCCGCCGATCGATCACGTGTGCGAGCTGCTGCCCCGGCTGCAGCCCCGCTACTACTCGATCTCCTCCTCGTCCAAGCTGCACCCGACGACGGTGCACGTGACCGCGGTGCTGGTGAAGTACGAGACGAAGACGGGCCGGCTGAACAAGGGCGTCGCGACGACCTTCCTCGCGGAGAAGCACCCGAACGATGGGGAGCCGGCACCGCGCGTACCAATCTTCATCCGCAAGAGCCAGTTCCGGTTGCCGCCCAAGCCGGAAACGCCCGTGATCATGGTGGGGCCCGGCACCGGGCTGGCACCGTTCCGGGGCTTCATCCAGGAGCGGGACCACTGCAAGCAGGAGGGCAAGGAGATTGGCCAGACGACGCTGTACTTTGGCTGCCGCAAGCGCTCCGAGGACTACATCTACGAGGAT GAACTGGAAGACTACTCCAAGCGCGGCATCATCAACCTTCGCGTTGCGTTCTCGCGCGACCAGGAGAAGAAGGTGTACGTGACGCACCTGCTCGAGCAGGACTCGGACCTCATATGGAGCGTGATCGGCGAGAACAAGGGACACTTTTACATCTGCGG TGATGCGAAAAATATGGCCACCGATGTGCGAAACATTCTGCTGAAGGTCATCCGCTCGAAGGGTGGGCTCAGCGAAACCGAGGCCCAGCAGTACATCAAAAAGATGGAAGCCCAAAAACGATACTCGGCGGACGTGTGGAGCTAA
- the LOC120952115 gene encoding uncharacterized protein LOC120952115, with protein MGRRKKNANASDGGNGRAATETANAVAKAAATTATSEREEEVDPYTIPLHSRQAAFAILWLLVYSFAMFTLPFGAFYGTRHVLADRFQIEGFPNTCGSVLAAVVTVNVIIMLYAFRGFREVEEEDRERSKQKAK; from the coding sequence ATGGGCCGGCGAAAGAAAAACGCCAATGCGTCCGACGGTGGTAATGGTCGCGCGGCGACGGAGACGGCTAACGCGGTAGCGAAGGCGGCGGCGACGACCGCCACCAGCGAgcgggaggaggaggtggatcCGTACACGATACCGCTGCATTCGCGCCAGGCCGCGTTCGCCATCCTGTGGCTGCTCGTCTACAGCTTCGCCATGTTCACGCTGCCGTTCGGTGCGTTCTACGGCACCCGGCACGTGCTGGCGGACCGGTTTCAGATCGAGGGCTTCCCGAACACGTGCGGTTCGGTGCTGGCCGCGGTCGTGACGGTCAACGTCATCATCATGCTGTACGCGTTCCGCGGCTTCCgcgaggtggaggaggaggaccgGGAGCGGTCGAAGCAGAAGGCGAAATAA